From the Leptolyngbya sp. O-77 genome, one window contains:
- a CDS encoding serine/threonine-protein kinase: MHCLNLACPQPQDPGAGETCQHCGAGLLLGDRFRAVKLLGQGGFGRTFLAIDERKPPAQRSSSPHLPRYCVIKQFFPLQRGNSRRAAELFRQEAERLRLLGQHPQIPRLLAHLEDEDGQYLVQEYIPGKNLEALLHEQKVFHEGQILDLLKSLLPVLAFIHSQRVIHRDLKPENIIQRQGDGLLVLVDFGASKYATQTALGKTGTMIGSAGYAAPEQVMGRAEFASDLYSLGVTCIHLLTGMHPFDLYSPMQDTWVWRQYLPEPIGDRLTRVLNKLLQRPVSSRYKTAAAVLKDLGCPLPKFPVLAPRQPVAPGLRQSASRQSLSSSPSPLLSQWHCIRTLSAHTGPITTLATSPDGLWIASGSTDKTIRLWSLETGDLLHTLGNGGLFGNGHGDRLSALTFTPDSIELLSASDDGTIKQWDMATQKLMRTIDGHDWLVSAIALSQHAPIFATGGGDGRINLWSLETGEQIASLGKHRDRISALLLSPDGHTLISASYDKTIRLWNLRTDGLIGTLRAHTDRITSLAITPDWQSLISAGADKTLRFWDLNRMAQMRPIVAHKDTITTLALSPQGTLLASGSDDNTIKLWPLTHHPEIGLTVAHRPTALRGAWAIAALVFSPDGKSLVSGGADEVVRIWEEGIGSAGVRDRKNEERRTKNEKGSGQKNADDRAESLDF, encoded by the coding sequence ATGCATTGCCTGAATCTCGCCTGTCCGCAGCCGCAAGATCCCGGAGCCGGAGAGACGTGCCAGCACTGCGGGGCAGGTCTGCTGTTGGGCGATCGCTTTCGGGCGGTCAAGCTGCTGGGGCAGGGCGGCTTTGGGCGTACCTTCTTAGCCATCGACGAGCGTAAGCCTCCTGCTCAGCGCTCCTCCTCCCCCCACCTGCCTCGCTACTGCGTCATCAAGCAATTCTTCCCCCTCCAGCGGGGCAACTCGCGCCGAGCGGCCGAGCTATTCCGGCAAGAGGCGGAGCGGCTGCGATTGCTGGGGCAGCATCCCCAAATTCCCCGGCTGCTGGCCCATCTGGAAGATGAAGACGGGCAATATCTGGTGCAGGAGTACATTCCGGGGAAAAACCTGGAGGCGTTGCTGCACGAGCAGAAGGTGTTTCACGAAGGGCAGATTTTGGATTTGCTTAAAAGCCTGCTGCCCGTGCTGGCCTTTATCCATAGCCAGCGCGTGATCCACCGAGATTTGAAACCCGAAAATATCATTCAGCGACAGGGCGACGGACTGCTGGTGCTGGTGGATTTTGGCGCGTCGAAATATGCCACGCAGACGGCGCTGGGGAAAACGGGGACCATGATCGGCAGTGCGGGCTATGCTGCACCAGAGCAGGTGATGGGGCGGGCCGAATTTGCCAGCGACCTTTATAGCCTGGGCGTGACCTGCATTCACTTGCTAACCGGGATGCACCCCTTTGACCTGTATTCGCCCATGCAGGATACCTGGGTGTGGCGGCAGTATTTGCCAGAGCCGATTGGCGATCGCCTCACTCGCGTCCTGAATAAGCTACTCCAGCGCCCCGTCAGTAGCCGTTACAAAACCGCCGCCGCCGTCCTCAAAGACCTCGGCTGTCCCCTCCCAAAATTTCCTGTCCTTGCCCCTCGTCAACCCGTCGCCCCCGGTCTCCGTCAATCAGCATCTCGTCAGTCTCTTTCCTCCTCTCCCTCGCCTCTGCTCTCCCAATGGCATTGTATCCGCACCCTCTCTGCCCACACTGGCCCCATCACCACCCTCGCCACCAGCCCCGACGGTCTGTGGATTGCCAGCGGCAGCACCGATAAAACCATCCGGCTGTGGAGCCTGGAGACGGGCGACCTGCTGCATACACTGGGCAATGGTGGCTTGTTTGGCAATGGGCATGGCGATCGCCTCAGTGCCCTCACCTTTACCCCCGACAGCATCGAACTGCTCAGCGCCAGCGATGACGGCACGATCAAGCAGTGGGACATGGCCACGCAAAAGCTGATGCGGACGATTGACGGACACGACTGGCTGGTGTCGGCGATCGCCCTTAGCCAGCACGCGCCAATATTCGCCACGGGTGGCGGCGACGGGCGGATCAACCTGTGGAGTCTGGAAACGGGCGAGCAAATCGCCAGCTTGGGCAAACACCGCGATCGCATTAGCGCCCTGCTGCTCAGCCCCGACGGGCACACGCTAATCAGCGCCAGCTACGACAAAACGATTCGCCTGTGGAACCTGCGAACCGACGGGCTGATTGGCACGCTGCGGGCCCACACCGACCGCATCACCTCGCTGGCCATCACCCCCGACTGGCAAAGCCTGATCAGCGCCGGAGCCGACAAGACGCTGCGATTTTGGGATCTCAACCGCATGGCCCAGATGCGTCCCATTGTCGCCCACAAAGACACCATCACCACCCTTGCCCTCAGCCCTCAGGGAACCCTCCTGGCCAGCGGCAGTGACGACAACACGATCAAGCTCTGGCCGCTCACCCACCATCCCGAAATTGGACTGACCGTCGCCCATCGACCTACTGCCTTGCGCGGAGCCTGGGCGATCGCCGCTCTTGTCTTTAGCCCAGACGGAAAAAGCCTCGTCAGCGGCGGGGCCGACGAGGTGGTGAGGA
- a CDS encoding Ycf34 family protein — protein MCICVNCHYVDRCTTYHAVEHQHQQPHLTEFPDFEATEPTINVNIRQGDADDIIEMEWDVVGCLSFVEETGKWAKLRPGELVPT, from the coding sequence ATGTGTATTTGCGTTAACTGCCATTACGTGGATCGCTGCACGACGTATCACGCGGTTGAACACCAGCACCAGCAGCCCCATCTGACAGAGTTTCCAGACTTTGAAGCCACCGAACCGACAATTAATGTCAATATCCGTCAGGGCGACGCGGATGACATCATCGAAATGGAATGGGATGTGGTTGGCTGCCTCAGCTTTGTCGAAGAAACCGGCAAGTGGGCGAAGCTGCGTCCGGGTGAGCTAGTTCCCACTTGA